From the genome of Luteitalea sp.:
CGCCCGCGCCAGTGCGGCGTCGAGACGCCGTTCAGCTCGCCCGAGGCCGATCTGGACACCGAGGAGCGCGGCGATAGTCGCCAGTGTGATCAGCCAGGGACTGTAGGGGCGGACGCATGCCCAAGCGCGGGCCCACGCCGTCGCGCGCCGTGGCCGAATGGGCGCCAGGAGATCGATATCTATCATCGCGACACACCTCGCAACGCGAGCCCCATCGCAAGCGCCCACGCAGGCCCCAGATCCGGCGGCGGCGCGGTGAGCAGGCCGTTGATGCGGGCGTTGGCGAGACCGAAGACCTCGAGATGGCAGCCGAGTCGCGCCGACAAGACCGCGCCCAAGCCAGCGAGATGCGCGCCACCGCCACTGAGCACGACGCGCTGCGGCGCTGGTGCATCATCGTGCTCGCGGGCAAAGGCCAACATGCGCGCGAGCTCGGTCGCGAAGGTCTCGGTGGCGATGGCCAGTGCCGGCGGCCAGTCCGCTGGCGCTGGGGAACTCCCGCATGAGACGTTCCTCTTGAGCGCTTCGGCTTCCTGACGCGTGCAGCGCGCCTCGCGCGCGATGGCGGCCGTCCAGGCATCGCCACCGATCGCCAGATCGCCCACGAACAGCGGGTGTCCTTCCCGCACGAGGCAGGCGGCAGTGGCGCGGGTTCCGATGTGCAGGAGCAAGACGACCTCGCCTGGCCCCGTGACACCGAGCCACTCACAGGCGCGCTGCACGGCAAACGGAACGACATCGACGATGCCGAGCTGGAGACCGGCGCGGGTCACCAGTGACTGCCACCACTCGATGGTGCGCTGGTGCGCTGCGGCGAGAACGACCGCCATGCGCGACGGCTCTGAGCCGCTGTCCGGCAAGGCCTGGTAATCGAGCGCCACCTCATCGAGGTCGAAGGGGAGCTGTGCTCGCGCTTCCCAGCGGATCGCCGTGCGCAGCTCCCGCGGGGACAGACGCGGCAAGACGAGACGCGTGACGAACAGGTCGCGACCCGCGAGCCCAATGGCCACACGCCGTGTCGAGAGCGGCAGCGTCTGGACGAGTGGCTGGAGGCACGCGAGCACAGCCGCGTCGTCCAGCACGTCCGCATCGCCCATGGCCTCCTCAGGCAGCGGTGCGCAGCCGTACGCTCGTATACCGACGCCGGTGCGCCTTCTCTTGAGCTCGAGCAGCCGCACGGCGGAAGCCCCGACATCAAGGCCAACGACGTGCCCGCGAATACGCCGCCACATCACGTTCCCTCCCCCGCCTATAGGGGCAAGGGGAATGCCAACGCGTGAAGGGGCGGAAATGGCCGATAAATTGGGTGACGGGGACGGAGGCCAGGAGTAAAGGGTGCAGTTACCGCATCACGTCAGGGGCCGAACTGCTGCAGAATCCGCCATTCGACTCGCAGCGAGTCGAAGGGCCGATTCCCGATTCCAGCCTTCGCTCGCCTCCTGCGAGCTACGGCGAGGCAAGCCTGGTGCCCGGAATCCCGATTCCTGACTCTCGATTCCTGACTCTGATTCCCGTTTCCTGAAACTCCTCTTCTTGACAAGGTTTACGGCAGAAAGGTATCCTTCCTGTTTGCCGCGCTCCCGATCGCGGCCGAAAGGGATTGCATGCGCACGTTCGTTCCATCTGCCGGAGCCGTGGAGCGGCAGTGGGTCGTCATCGATGCCGGGGGACGCTCACTCGGCCGCGTGGCGACCGTGGCAGCCAGGATCTTGCAAGGAAAGCACAAGGCGACCTATACGCCCTTCATCGACGTGGGGGATCACGTAGTGGTATTGAACGCCGCCACGGTCAAGCTCACGGGGCGTAAGGAAGAGGCGAAGCGCTACCGACGTCACACAGGGTACTCCGGCGGGCTCGTGGAGACACGCGCGAAAGAGGTTCGGCAAGCGCAGCCCACGCGCCTCGTGGAGGCGGCGGTGCGCGGGATGTTACCCAAGACGAAGCTCGGCGACGCCATGTATCGCAAGCTCAATGTCTACGCGGGTGCTGAGCACCCCCATACCGCGCAGCAGCCGCGGCCGCTCGAGGTCATGTAACGTGGCAGTCATTCAGTATTACGGCACTGGTCGTCGCAAGACATCCACCGCTCGCGTCTTCCTTCGCCCTGGCACCGGCAACATCCTCGTCAACGGCAAGCCTCTCACCGACTCGGTCACCGTCGAATCGTTGCGGATGCAGATCCGCCAACCTCTGATGCTCACGGAGACGGCGGATAAGTTCGACGTCGTTGCGAACACCATAGGGGGCGGCGTGTCCAGCCTGTCGGGAGCCGTGCGCCTGGGCATCGCGCGCGCCCTGTGCTTCTACAGCGCGGAGCTGCGTCCGCGGCTGAAGAAAGCTGGCTTGCTCAGACGCGATCCACGCATCAAGGAACGAAAGAAGTACGGCATGGCTGGCGCGCGGAAGCGCTTCCAGTTCAGCAAGCGATAAAACGTGAGTATTGCGTTGACAATGGGGTCGGCGCGTTGAACGGAGGGAGCTTGAGTCCGATCGCTGTCAAAGACCTGCTGGAAGCCGGCGTGCATTTCGGTCACCAGACCAGGCGGTGGAACCCGAAGATGAAGCCGTATATCTTCGGGGAACGTAACGGCATTTACATCATCGACCTGAGCAAGACGGCGCGGCTGTTCCGCCAAGCCGAACAGTTCGCGAGCGATCTCGCAGGCCAGGGCGGCACGATGCTGTTCGTGGGCACGAAGCGGCAGGCGCAAGACGCGATCCGCGAGGAAGCCGAGCGCTGCGGCATGTTCTACGTCAACCAGCGTTGGCTCGGCGGCCTCCTCACCAACTTCCAGACCATCCAACGGAGCCTCACCCGACTCCGCGATTTGGAAGCGATGGTCACCGACGGCCGCTACGACATCTTGTCCAAGAAGGAGATCGCGCGGCTCGAAAAGGAAAAGCGCAAGCTCCAGAGGAATCTCGACGGTATTCGCAACATGGGCACGCTGCCGGACGCGGTGTTCGTGGTCGATACGCGGCACGAGGAAATCGCCGTCCATGAAGCGCGCAAGCTCAAGATCCCGATCATCGGCATTGTGGACACCAATTGCGATCCGGAACAGGTCGACTGTGTGATTCCGGGCAACGACGATGCGCTGCGGGCTATTCGGCTGTTCGCGTCGCGCATTGCCGATGCGGTGCTCGAGGGCCGCTCGCTGCGTGAGGCGGCGCAGCCGGAGCCGGTCGATGGCGATCCCCCGCGCGCCGCGCAGCGGCCAGCGCGTCCGGCGCGGACCGAGCGGGCGCCTGCATCCGTCTAACAGGTGCGGGATACCAGCGTCGCTGGTATTGATTGGCTGGGCTCCGCTCCGCGGGGCCTGACATCTCCCAAGGACTAAGAACCCTGCTTCATTCGTTCCGCTGGGGGCCTTAGGAGATGTCGAGAACGCCGGCTACCCGTCCCACGGCCGGCGTTTCGTGTGTACGGTCCCAGTGCTGGTTTTGGCGCGCTCCGCCCTTCGACTGTGCTCAGGGCGTCCCGAGCATCGTCGAGGGTCGCGCGCCGGAACCGCTATGCGGTCACACAACGGGGACAAATTCACAGAACGGCCGCCTAGCGGTCAAGGATCGGTCGTTTCTCGAAGGGTACAGGCATGACAGTCACGGCAGAGCAGGTGAAGAGTCTGCGCGCGCGCACGGGCGCAGGCATGATGGAGTGCAAGAACGCCCTCGTACAAGCTGGCGGCAACGCCGACGAAGCCGTTGAGGTTCTTCGCAAGCGCGGCCTCGCCCAGGCCGCCAAGCGCGCGGGCCGTGCGACCGGCGAAGGGCTGATCGGTCTCAGCCTGAGCGACGACCGGACGCGCGGCACGATGGTCGAGGTGAACTGCGAGACCGACTTCGTCGCGCGCACGGACGATTTTCGTGCGCTCGTGAAGGAGATCACCCGCGTGGTCGCAGAGGCAGACGCCAACGCCGACGCGGCCACACTGACTGGCCCGGAGACCCCGATCGGTGTGCGCCTCTCGGAGGCCGTGGCCAAGGTGGGCGAGAACATGGCGGTGTCGCGGATCGCGCGCCTTACCGGGGACTTCGTCGCACGCTACATCCATTTCGAGAAGATTGGTGTGCTCGTGGCATTTGCCGGTGTCGATGCGTCGACGGCGACGTCCGAGGGGTTCACGACGTTTGCCAACGAGATTGCCATGCAGGTGGCCGCGACGAGCCCGCTCCACGTGAGCCGCGAGGATGTTCCGGCAGCCACCATCGAGGGCGAGAAGGCCATCTACCGCGCGCAGCTCGAAAGCGCCAGCAAGCCGCCCGCCGTCCTCGATCGCATCATCGAGGGGAAGCTCGGAAGCTTCTACGAGCAGTCCGTGCTGCTCGAGCAACTGAGCATTCGACCTGAGAAGAGCAAGCTGAAGGTGGCGGATCTGGTGGCCGAGGCGGCAAGTACGACGGGCCGTCCCCTGCGCATCTTGACGTTCGCTCGCTTCAAGGTCGGAGAAGCCTAGCAATCAGGAATCGGGATTCCCGTATAATCCGCGTGCCATGTCGATCCAAGCCTACCAGCGCGTCTTGCTCAAGCTTTCTGGCGAAGCCTTGATGGGTCCCCAGGGCTTTGGGGTCGATCCAACCGTCGCGGCACAGATCGCGACAGAAGTCGCGGAGATTCAACGACTCGGCATCCAGACCGCCATCGTGATTGGAGGCGGCAACTTCTTTCGCGGGGTCAAGGCCAGCGTTGGCGGGATGGATCGCGCCACCGCCGACTATATGGGCATGCTGGCCACCGTGATCAATGCGCTCGCTCTGCAGGATGCGCTCGAGAAACAGGAGGTCGCGACACGAGTCCTGACGGCCATCGAGATGCGCGCCGTCGCCGAGCCGTTCATTCGGCGGCGGGCCGTCCGTCATCTCGAAAAGGGCCGGGTCGTGGTCTTTGCCGCCGGGACGGGCAATCCGTACTTTACGACCGACACCGCAGCCGCCCTACGGGCGATGGAGATCAGGGCGGAGGTCATCATGAAGGCGACCAAGGTGGACGGCATCTACTCCGCGGACCCGATGATCGAGCCGACCGCGAAGCGCTACGACAAGATCTCGTATTTGCAGGTGCTCGAACAAGGGCTCAAGGTGATGGACGCGACCGCCATCTCGCTGTGCATGGACAACCAGCTGCCAATTATCGTGTTCGATCTCCGAAAGGCGGGCAACATGCGCCGCGCGGTCATGGGGGAGCCCGTTGGATCGGTGGTGCAGGCCTGATGAGGATTCAGGAAACGCGAAACGGCGACAGGCGAGCCGTTGGAGGGTCAGTAGGCCCGGCACAGATGCCGAGCTGTGAGGAGATGAGCCATGGAAGCGAGCGATCTCAAGGCTCTGTATGATGAGGTCCGAAAGCGCATGGATGCGGCGGTCGAGCATGTACAACATGAGCTCGCGGGCGTGCGGAGCGGTCGCGCCTCCACGGCGCTGCTCGACGGCGTCCAGGTCGACGCCTACGGGGCCATGATGCCGCTCAACCAGGTGGCGGCACTGTCCATCCCCGAACCGACAATGATCGTCGCACAACCGTTCGACCCGTCCTTGTTGGCAGGCATCGAGAAGGCGATTCGCGCGGCGAACTTGGGGCTCAATCCGTCGAACGATGGCAAGCTGGTCCGGATTCCTCTACCGCCGTTGACCGACGAGCGGCGCAAGGAGCTCTCACGCCACGTTCACAAGCTCGCCGAAGAGGGCCGCAACGCGACCCGCCAAGTCCGCCGCGACGCAAACGATCGACTGAAGAAGATGCTCAAAGAGCGCCTGGTCTCGGAAGACGAAGAGCGGCGTGGCCTGGATGAGGTGCAGAAGATCACAGATCGCCACATCCACGAGATCGACGATCTTCAGAAGAAGAAGGATCAGGATCTCCTCGGGAGATAGAGCACGCTCACGACTCAGAGCTCAAAACTACGGAGGCTCAGCGCCAGGGCGGGCGATGATCGGCATTCTCTTCACCGGCGGCACCATCGCCATGCGCCGCGACGCCCGCACCCACTCGGCGGTGCCTGCGCTCGGTGGCAACGACATCCTCGCTCTCGTGCCGGGCCTGGAGGCCATTGCCGCCATCGAAGTCGAGGATGTCGCACGGCTACCAGGCCCGCACGTCACCCCTGACCACATGTGGCACCTGGCGGAGCGCACGGCGGCATGGCTCCGGCGCCCCGACGTCGATGGCCTCGTGATCACGCACGGCACCGATACGCTGGAAGAGACCGCCTACTTCCTCGACGTCGCGCTGATGTCTCCCAAGCCAGTCGTGCTGGTCGGAGCCATGCGGACGGTCTCGGAGCCAAGCTGGGACGGTCCCCTCAACCTGCTCAACGCGGTACGCGTCGCCGCCGCGCCAGACTCTCGAGATCGGGGCGTGCTCGTCGCCATGAACGAACAGATCCTGGCGGCCGGCGAAGTCGAGAAGGTTCACACCGAAGCGGCGAGCTCGTTTCAGGCGCGCGAGTTTGGACCACTGGGAGTCGTGGATGCGGGCGATGTGCTGTATACGCGCACCTCACCGCATCTCGCGTCATGGCGCGACCCGCAGGCCAGCCCTTCCTTGCGCGTGCGCGGCATCGAGCCGCGGGTCGACCTCATCAAGGCCGTCGCTGGCAGCGATGGACGGTTTATCGACTGCAGCCGTGCCAGCGGGTCGCGCGGTCTCGTCATCGAGGCGATGGGGCGCGGCAATGTGCCGCCTGCGTTGCAGGCCGGAATCGGTCGCGCCATCGCAGAGGACCTCGCGGTCGTCATCACGTCGCGCTGCGGTGCAGGCAGCGTGCGGGACCGATACGGCTACGAGGGCGGCGGTTACGAGCTGCGCGAGATGGGCGCCATGTTCGCCGGACGCCTGCCGGGGCTGAAGGCGCGCATGAAGTTGATCATCGCCCTCGGCTACTCCTCCACATTGAGCGACATCAGGCGGATCGTCGAGACGTCTGAGTGAGCCCGCCGAAGGGCTACTCGTCTCCGAAGCCGATGCCCACG
Proteins encoded in this window:
- the pilM gene encoding type IV pilus assembly protein PilM; the encoded protein is MWRRIRGHVVGLDVGASAVRLLELKRRRTGVGIRAYGCAPLPEEAMGDADVLDDAAVLACLQPLVQTLPLSTRRVAIGLAGRDLFVTRLVLPRLSPRELRTAIRWEARAQLPFDLDEVALDYQALPDSGSEPSRMAVVLAAAHQRTIEWWQSLVTRAGLQLGIVDVVPFAVQRACEWLGVTGPGEVVLLLHIGTRATAACLVREGHPLFVGDLAIGGDAWTAAIAREARCTRQEAEALKRNVSCGSSPAPADWPPALAIATETFATELARMLAFAREHDDAPAPQRVVLSGGGAHLAGLGAVLSARLGCHLEVFGLANARINGLLTAPPPDLGPAWALAMGLALRGVSR
- the rplM gene encoding 50S ribosomal protein L13; the encoded protein is MRTFVPSAGAVERQWVVIDAGGRSLGRVATVAARILQGKHKATYTPFIDVGDHVVVLNAATVKLTGRKEEAKRYRRHTGYSGGLVETRAKEVRQAQPTRLVEAAVRGMLPKTKLGDAMYRKLNVYAGAEHPHTAQQPRPLEVM
- the rpsI gene encoding 30S ribosomal protein S9; this encodes MAVIQYYGTGRRKTSTARVFLRPGTGNILVNGKPLTDSVTVESLRMQIRQPLMLTETADKFDVVANTIGGGVSSLSGAVRLGIARALCFYSAELRPRLKKAGLLRRDPRIKERKKYGMAGARKRFQFSKR
- the rpsB gene encoding 30S ribosomal protein S2 gives rise to the protein MSPIAVKDLLEAGVHFGHQTRRWNPKMKPYIFGERNGIYIIDLSKTARLFRQAEQFASDLAGQGGTMLFVGTKRQAQDAIREEAERCGMFYVNQRWLGGLLTNFQTIQRSLTRLRDLEAMVTDGRYDILSKKEIARLEKEKRKLQRNLDGIRNMGTLPDAVFVVDTRHEEIAVHEARKLKIPIIGIVDTNCDPEQVDCVIPGNDDALRAIRLFASRIADAVLEGRSLREAAQPEPVDGDPPRAAQRPARPARTERAPASV
- the tsf gene encoding translation elongation factor Ts, with protein sequence MTVTAEQVKSLRARTGAGMMECKNALVQAGGNADEAVEVLRKRGLAQAAKRAGRATGEGLIGLSLSDDRTRGTMVEVNCETDFVARTDDFRALVKEITRVVAEADANADAATLTGPETPIGVRLSEAVAKVGENMAVSRIARLTGDFVARYIHFEKIGVLVAFAGVDASTATSEGFTTFANEIAMQVAATSPLHVSREDVPAATIEGEKAIYRAQLESASKPPAVLDRIIEGKLGSFYEQSVLLEQLSIRPEKSKLKVADLVAEAASTTGRPLRILTFARFKVGEA
- a CDS encoding UMP kinase, whose translation is MSIQAYQRVLLKLSGEALMGPQGFGVDPTVAAQIATEVAEIQRLGIQTAIVIGGGNFFRGVKASVGGMDRATADYMGMLATVINALALQDALEKQEVATRVLTAIEMRAVAEPFIRRRAVRHLEKGRVVVFAAGTGNPYFTTDTAAALRAMEIRAEVIMKATKVDGIYSADPMIEPTAKRYDKISYLQVLEQGLKVMDATAISLCMDNQLPIIVFDLRKAGNMRRAVMGEPVGSVVQA
- a CDS encoding ribosome recycling factor; the encoded protein is MEASDLKALYDEVRKRMDAAVEHVQHELAGVRSGRASTALLDGVQVDAYGAMMPLNQVAALSIPEPTMIVAQPFDPSLLAGIEKAIRAANLGLNPSNDGKLVRIPLPPLTDERRKELSRHVHKLAEEGRNATRQVRRDANDRLKKMLKERLVSEDEERRGLDEVQKITDRHIHEIDDLQKKKDQDLLGR
- a CDS encoding asparaginase → MRCRRSQIATSTRSTIFRRRRIRISSGDRARSRLRAQNYGGSAPGRAMIGILFTGGTIAMRRDARTHSAVPALGGNDILALVPGLEAIAAIEVEDVARLPGPHVTPDHMWHLAERTAAWLRRPDVDGLVITHGTDTLEETAYFLDVALMSPKPVVLVGAMRTVSEPSWDGPLNLLNAVRVAAAPDSRDRGVLVAMNEQILAAGEVEKVHTEAASSFQAREFGPLGVVDAGDVLYTRTSPHLASWRDPQASPSLRVRGIEPRVDLIKAVAGSDGRFIDCSRASGSRGLVIEAMGRGNVPPALQAGIGRAIAEDLAVVITSRCGAGSVRDRYGYEGGGYELREMGAMFAGRLPGLKARMKLIIALGYSSTLSDIRRIVETSE